The Prochlorococcus marinus CUG1416 genome has a segment encoding these proteins:
- the secA gene encoding preprotein translocase subunit SecA, with translation MLKLLLGDPNTRKLKRYQPIVEEINFLEEEISQLTDDELRRETHDLKSKISSELDLKKQKEILEEFLPKAFAIVREASQRVLDMRHFDVQLIGGMVLHECQIAEMKTGEGKTLVATLPCYLNALTGKGVHVVTVNDYLARRDAEWMGQVHRFLGLSVGLIQQDMSPVERKKNYDCDITYATNSELGFDYLRDNMSTDINEVVQRKFNYCVIDEVDSILIDEARTPLIISGQVERPQEKYQKASELSLALIKAKALSKDGIDPEGDYEVDEKQRSCILTDQGFAKCEKYLGVSDLYNPQDPWAHYITNALKAKELFIKDVNYIIKNDEAVIVDEFTGRVMPGRRWSDGQHQAIEAKESLKVQPETQTLASITYQNFFLLYPGLAGMTGTAKTEEVEFEKTYKLESTVIPTNQIRKRKDWPDQVFKTEIGKWNAVAKETAQIHRDGRPVLVGTTSVEKSELLSSLLSEEKIPHNLLNAKPENVEREAEIIAQAGRAGAVTIATNMAGRGTDIILGGNSDYMARLKLKEILIPLLVKPDNEHKPPIPKQRSSKAKGGFSSKVGSNLKKKISDSSTSLFPCKLDEEIEKKLSFLSNELVKNWGDRQLSVLELDDRIATAAEKAPTEDNCIRLLRESLSDVKEEYEKVLIHEEEKVREAGGLHVIGTERHESRRVDNQLRGRSGRQGDLGSTRFFLSLEDNLLRIFGGERVANLMNAFRVDEDMPIESGMLTRSLETAQKKVETYYYDIRKQVFEYDEVMNNQRKAVYSERLRVLQGTDLKRQVIEYGERTMSEIVEAYINPDLPPEEWNIAQLISKVKEFIYLLDDLKADDINLLSIEELKNYLQEQLRTAYDLKESQIEKIRSGLMRDAERFFILQQIDNLWREHLQSMDSLRESVGLRGYGQKDPLIEYKNEGYDMFLEMMTNMRRNVIYSMFMFQPKTDTDDKN, from the coding sequence ATGCTAAAACTTTTGTTGGGAGACCCGAATACACGAAAGTTAAAGCGCTATCAACCAATAGTGGAAGAGATAAATTTTTTAGAAGAAGAAATTTCTCAATTGACTGATGATGAGCTCAGAAGAGAAACTCATGATCTGAAATCAAAGATCTCATCAGAACTAGATCTTAAAAAACAAAAGGAAATCTTAGAAGAATTTCTTCCTAAAGCCTTTGCAATTGTTAGAGAAGCCAGTCAACGTGTTCTTGATATGAGACATTTTGATGTTCAGTTAATAGGTGGGATGGTTTTACATGAGTGTCAAATTGCTGAGATGAAGACTGGTGAAGGAAAAACTCTTGTTGCAACATTACCTTGTTATTTAAATGCTTTAACTGGGAAAGGGGTTCATGTTGTTACCGTAAATGATTATTTAGCTAGGAGGGATGCTGAGTGGATGGGACAAGTTCATCGTTTTTTAGGTTTATCCGTTGGTTTGATTCAACAAGATATGAGCCCAGTTGAGAGGAAAAAAAATTACGATTGTGATATAACTTATGCCACGAATTCCGAATTAGGATTTGATTATTTAAGAGATAATATGTCCACCGATATTAATGAGGTAGTGCAAAGAAAATTCAATTACTGTGTGATTGACGAAGTTGATTCAATATTAATTGATGAAGCAAGAACACCTTTAATCATTTCTGGTCAAGTTGAAAGACCCCAAGAAAAATATCAAAAAGCTTCAGAACTATCTCTTGCACTTATTAAAGCAAAAGCATTAAGTAAAGATGGCATTGATCCAGAAGGGGATTATGAAGTTGATGAAAAGCAAAGAAGTTGTATATTAACCGATCAGGGTTTCGCTAAATGTGAAAAGTATTTGGGAGTTAGTGATTTGTATAATCCTCAAGATCCTTGGGCACACTATATAACTAATGCTCTAAAAGCTAAAGAATTATTTATTAAAGATGTAAATTATATTATTAAAAATGATGAGGCTGTGATAGTGGATGAATTTACCGGTAGGGTGATGCCGGGAAGGCGTTGGAGTGATGGACAACATCAGGCAATAGAAGCAAAAGAGAGTCTTAAAGTTCAGCCTGAGACGCAAACATTAGCATCTATTACTTATCAGAATTTTTTCCTCTTATATCCTGGTCTCGCTGGTATGACAGGAACTGCAAAAACTGAGGAGGTTGAATTTGAAAAAACTTATAAATTAGAATCAACAGTTATACCTACAAATCAAATAAGAAAGAGAAAAGATTGGCCTGATCAAGTATTTAAGACAGAGATCGGTAAATGGAATGCAGTTGCTAAAGAAACTGCTCAAATCCATAGAGATGGTAGACCTGTTTTAGTTGGTACAACCAGTGTTGAAAAAAGTGAGTTATTAAGCTCACTTTTATCCGAAGAAAAAATCCCACATAATTTGTTAAACGCTAAGCCAGAGAACGTTGAACGTGAGGCCGAAATTATTGCTCAGGCAGGAAGAGCAGGTGCTGTTACTATCGCGACTAATATGGCTGGGAGGGGAACAGATATAATTCTTGGTGGTAACAGTGACTATATGGCTAGACTGAAATTAAAAGAGATATTAATTCCTTTGTTGGTAAAGCCAGATAATGAACATAAGCCTCCAATCCCTAAACAAAGAAGTTCAAAAGCTAAGGGTGGTTTTTCTTCAAAAGTTGGCTCAAATTTGAAAAAGAAAATTTCAGATTCTTCAACAAGTCTTTTCCCTTGCAAATTGGATGAAGAAATTGAAAAGAAACTCTCTTTTTTATCTAATGAACTTGTTAAGAATTGGGGAGATAGACAACTTTCTGTCTTGGAGTTAGATGACAGAATTGCTACAGCTGCAGAAAAAGCACCAACCGAGGATAACTGTATCAGGCTTTTGAGAGAATCTTTATCGGATGTCAAAGAAGAATACGAAAAAGTTTTGATTCATGAAGAGGAAAAAGTAAGAGAAGCTGGTGGTTTACATGTCATCGGTACGGAGAGACACGAATCACGAAGAGTGGATAATCAACTTAGAGGTAGATCAGGAAGACAAGGTGATCTTGGAAGTACAAGATTCTTTTTATCTTTAGAAGATAATTTATTAAGGATTTTTGGAGGTGAAAGGGTAGCAAATCTAATGAATGCATTTAGGGTTGATGAAGATATGCCTATCGAGTCAGGAATGCTGACTAGGTCTTTGGAAACTGCTCAAAAGAAAGTAGAAACTTATTATTACGATATTAGAAAACAAGTTTTTGAATATGACGAGGTAATGAATAATCAAAGAAAAGCAGTTTATAGTGAAAGACTAAGAGTTTTGCAAGGAACTGATTTAAAGAGGCAAGTAATAGAATATGGAGAAAGAACAATGAGTGAAATTGTAGAAGCTTATATTAATCCTGATCTTCCTCCTGAAGAATGGAATATTGCTCAATTAATTTCTAAGGTCAAAGAATTTATATATTTATTAGATGATCTCAAAGCTGATGATATCAATTTACTCTCAATAGAAGAATTAAAAAACTATCTTCAAGAGCAGTTGCGAACAGCTTATGATTTAAAAGAATCACAAATAGAAAAGATTCGTTCAGGATTAATGAGAGATGCTGAAAGATTTTTTATTTTGCAGCAAATTGATAATTTATGGCGAGAACATCTTCAATCTATGGATTCATTAAGGGAATCAGTTGGATTGAGAGGCTATGGCCAAAAAGATCCATTAATAGAATATAAAAATGAAGGATATGATATGTTTCTGGAAATGATGACTAATATGAGACGAAATGTTATTTATTCAATGTTTATGTTTCAACCTAAAACTGATACGGATGATAAAAATTAA
- a CDS encoding GNAT family N-acetyltransferase — protein sequence MKEISLIIHSKGALGLRFFGLGPNLNPTNGLRKLQKLLETNAFWAKSRTINDLKKCLANSDVVISLWVGNEIVGFGRALTDGVYRGVLWDIVIDQNHQGKGFGTLIVNNLLSSKKIKNTKKLYLMTTNKKLFYSQFDFKEVTSQKLLIREI from the coding sequence ATGAAAGAAATATCTCTAATCATCCATTCCAAAGGAGCTTTAGGGTTACGGTTTTTTGGATTAGGTCCTAATCTCAACCCAACTAATGGATTAAGAAAGCTACAAAAGTTACTAGAAACTAATGCTTTCTGGGCAAAAAGTAGAACAATTAATGATCTAAAAAAATGTCTTGCAAATAGTGACGTCGTAATAAGTCTCTGGGTTGGCAACGAAATAGTTGGTTTTGGTAGAGCTTTGACCGATGGAGTTTACCGCGGAGTACTGTGGGATATTGTTATTGATCAAAATCACCAGGGCAAAGGTTTTGGCACATTAATTGTAAACAATCTTTTATCTTCAAAAAAAATTAAAAATACAAAAAAATTATATTTAATGACAACGAATAAAAAATTATTCTATTCTCAATTTGATTTTAAAGAAGTTACTTCTCAAAAATTATTAATTCGTGAAATATAA
- a CDS encoding nuclear transport factor 2 family protein, with the protein MARVISIDDLRGLFTKPYGSDAPTKQKWAEFYNENVIFVDPTQETEGLDSYIKAQEKLVKRCDDVFLETHAISISGNCGFVEWTMGLKIMGKEFIYPGTTRLLFGENGLIKEHRDYFDFCGPTFGPVPILGPFIRWLYSKFVS; encoded by the coding sequence ATGGCCAGAGTGATTTCTATAGATGATTTAAGGGGATTATTTACTAAACCTTATGGTTCAGATGCACCAACAAAACAAAAATGGGCAGAATTTTATAATGAGAATGTTATTTTTGTAGATCCAACGCAGGAAACAGAGGGATTAGATTCTTATATCAAAGCTCAAGAAAAGCTTGTTAAAAGATGTGATGATGTTTTTTTAGAAACTCATGCAATCTCGATAAGTGGAAATTGTGGATTTGTTGAATGGACAATGGGTTTAAAAATTATGGGTAAAGAATTTATTTATCCAGGAACTACCCGTTTATTATTTGGCGAAAATGGATTAATAAAAGAGCATAGAGATTATTTTGATTTTTGTGGACCAACTTTTGGACCAGTTCCTATTTTAGGCCCTTTTATAAGATGGCTTTATAGTAAATTTGTATCTTGA
- the ribH gene encoding 6,7-dimethyl-8-ribityllumazine synthase has product MAIFEGSFTNASTLKVGIVIARFNDLITNKILSGCLDCLKRHGLDTSELSNQIDIVWVPGSFELPIAAKTLMKKKSYDVVIALGAVIRGETSHYDVVISEASKGIAQVSNENNVPIIFGVLTTDTMQQALERAGIKNNLGWNYALQAIEMGSLIKNLN; this is encoded by the coding sequence ATGGCTATTTTTGAGGGGTCTTTTACTAATGCATCTACTTTAAAAGTAGGTATTGTAATAGCAAGATTTAATGATTTAATTACAAATAAAATTTTATCTGGTTGCCTTGATTGTCTAAAAAGACATGGTTTAGATACTTCTGAATTAAGTAATCAAATAGACATAGTTTGGGTGCCAGGTTCATTTGAATTACCAATCGCAGCTAAAACTCTTATGAAAAAAAAGAGTTATGACGTTGTAATTGCTCTTGGGGCTGTTATTCGTGGTGAAACTTCTCACTATGATGTAGTTATATCAGAGGCTAGCAAAGGTATTGCACAAGTTTCAAATGAGAATAATGTTCCAATTATCTTTGGAGTTTTAACTACTGATACTATGCAGCAGGCTTTAGAAAGAGCAGGGATTAAGAATAATCTTGGTTGGAATTATGCTTTACAAGCAATTGAGATGGGATCTTTAATTAAAAATTTAAATTAG
- the psbZ gene encoding photosystem II reaction center protein PsbZ has product MQAVNFFFINALLFASLIAVVGVPYFYMTQSDPSDRRNPEIKKVEIIGGVWFHLVLIEGVIANLI; this is encoded by the coding sequence ATGCAGGCAGTAAACTTTTTCTTCATAAATGCTCTTTTATTTGCATCTTTAATAGCAGTAGTTGGAGTACCATATTTCTATATGACACAGTCTGATCCATCTGATAGACGTAATCCAGAGATCAAGAAAGTTGAAATAATTGGAGGAGTTTGGTTCCATTTAGTATTGATTGAGGGAGTTATTGCCAACTTAATTTGA
- the mutS gene encoding DNA mismatch repair protein MutS, whose protein sequence is MQEDTIIQKNLFAIDNENNEQKEITKIPDDLSWEDLKKESQKRPRQRKNTTNLINKFKTDLISSNKNVCINEESYSYKTVSKLKLTPVMKHYVTLKEENKDRLLLYRLGDFFECFFEDAVLISNLLEITLTSKDAGKEIGKIPMAGVPYHAMERYCADLIKKNYSVVICDQLEKSSGNYGTPIKRGITRIITPGTVIEEGMLIAKKNNWITAIYLSEENSNESYEWGISKADVSTGELITMEGQSLSKLFDEIIKLDSSEIIVGSNEVRNLLIKGNSHITYTVSQETTFGINEANYQIKEYFQILSLEGIGLKNLNNATRSLGGLLNYLEKINPSNLDKDSSVKISLDFPQIQFLHNKLIIDYQTQKNLEIKNTQRENNYIGSLLWSIDRTYTCMGARCLRRWIDAPLLNVNEIYKRQNIISNFIESKQVRIDTQNLLRAMGDLERLAGRACAGHASPRDLIAIAEGLKKLPRLKSIIELFKYDLPDWTDELKNIDEKLLELADTISFQLIENPPLNISEGGMIHDGVDNILDGLRNLMDDYSEWLNKEELKERKISKISNLKIQFHKNFGYYISINKSKVNLAPHHWIKRQTLTNEERYVTSEIKNKENKIFQIKSRASSREYEIFCELRNIVAAQTKQIRSIAKSIASLDALLGLSITSLENNFTKPSLTPINESLTKNSTKIIAGRNPIVEQLLNDKKFIANDIYFDDNQKLIILTGPNASGKSCFIRQIGLIQILAQIGSFVPANNAEIKISDRIFTRIGAVDDQSSGQSTFMVEMSETASILNQATSSSLVLLDEIGRGTSTFDGLSIAWSVSEYLAKKIKCNTIFATHYHELNYLKNSNQNIENFQVLVEQNKDKLIFSHKIVKGGSHKSYGIEAAKLAGVPKEVIEKAKSVLNSLEENNKLNNNID, encoded by the coding sequence ATGCAAGAAGATACGATAATTCAAAAGAATTTATTCGCGATTGATAATGAAAATAATGAGCAAAAAGAAATAACAAAAATTCCAGACGATTTATCTTGGGAAGATTTAAAAAAAGAATCGCAAAAAAGACCTAGACAAAGAAAAAATACAACTAATTTAATAAATAAATTCAAGACCGATTTAATTTCAAGTAACAAAAATGTTTGCATCAATGAAGAATCTTATAGTTACAAAACAGTTTCAAAACTGAAATTAACTCCTGTAATGAAGCATTATGTAACTCTAAAAGAGGAAAATAAAGATAGGTTATTGCTGTATAGATTGGGAGATTTTTTTGAATGTTTTTTTGAGGATGCTGTATTAATATCTAACCTTTTAGAAATAACACTAACCAGTAAAGATGCTGGCAAAGAAATTGGTAAGATCCCTATGGCAGGGGTTCCCTACCATGCAATGGAGAGATACTGTGCTGATTTAATTAAAAAAAATTATTCTGTGGTTATTTGCGACCAATTAGAAAAAAGTTCTGGAAATTATGGGACTCCAATTAAAAGAGGAATAACACGAATCATTACTCCTGGAACTGTAATTGAAGAAGGCATGTTGATAGCAAAGAAAAATAATTGGATTACTGCTATTTACTTATCAGAAGAAAATTCAAATGAATCTTATGAATGGGGTATATCAAAAGCTGATGTAAGCACAGGAGAATTAATAACTATGGAAGGTCAATCTCTGTCAAAACTATTTGATGAAATTATTAAATTAGATTCTTCAGAAATCATTGTAGGAAGCAATGAAGTAAGAAATTTATTAATTAAAGGAAATAGTCACATTACATATACTGTTTCACAAGAGACTACTTTTGGCATTAATGAAGCAAATTATCAAATAAAAGAATATTTCCAAATTCTAAGCCTAGAAGGGATAGGACTGAAAAATTTAAACAATGCGACTAGATCACTTGGAGGTTTATTAAATTATTTAGAAAAAATTAATCCTTCAAATTTAGATAAGGATTCTTCTGTAAAAATCTCATTAGACTTTCCTCAAATTCAATTTCTTCACAACAAACTAATTATTGATTATCAAACACAAAAAAATTTAGAAATAAAAAATACACAGCGAGAGAACAATTATATAGGTTCACTACTATGGAGTATTGATAGAACGTATACCTGCATGGGTGCCAGATGTTTAAGAAGATGGATAGATGCACCACTATTAAACGTTAATGAAATTTATAAAAGACAAAATATAATTTCAAACTTTATTGAATCGAAACAAGTACGTATAGATACCCAAAATTTACTTAGAGCAATGGGGGATTTAGAAAGACTTGCAGGAAGAGCTTGCGCAGGTCATGCAAGTCCTAGAGACTTAATTGCAATCGCGGAAGGTTTAAAAAAATTGCCCAGACTCAAATCTATCATTGAATTATTTAAATATGATCTACCAGATTGGACTGATGAATTAAAAAATATTGATGAAAAACTCTTAGAATTAGCTGATACTATAAGTTTTCAACTAATAGAAAATCCTCCTCTTAATATAAGTGAAGGAGGTATGATCCACGATGGAGTTGACAATATATTAGACGGTTTACGCAATTTAATGGATGATTACTCTGAGTGGCTAAATAAAGAGGAATTAAAAGAGAGGAAAATTAGCAAAATTTCAAACCTAAAAATTCAATTTCATAAAAATTTTGGTTACTACATATCTATAAATAAGTCAAAAGTTAATTTAGCTCCACATCATTGGATCAAAAGGCAAACACTTACAAATGAAGAAAGGTATGTCACTTCAGAAATTAAAAATAAAGAAAATAAGATTTTCCAAATAAAAAGTCGAGCTTCATCAAGGGAATATGAAATTTTTTGCGAATTAAGAAATATTGTTGCTGCACAAACAAAACAAATAAGATCAATTGCAAAGTCAATAGCATCGCTTGATGCATTGCTTGGATTATCAATTACTTCATTAGAAAACAACTTTACAAAACCTTCGTTAACACCCATAAATGAATCACTGACAAAAAATAGTACAAAAATTATTGCGGGAAGAAACCCAATAGTTGAGCAATTATTAAATGATAAAAAGTTTATAGCGAATGATATTTATTTTGATGATAATCAGAAACTAATTATATTAACCGGTCCCAATGCAAGTGGGAAAAGTTGCTTTATAAGACAAATTGGTTTAATACAAATCCTTGCACAAATTGGTAGCTTTGTTCCTGCTAATAATGCTGAAATCAAGATTTCAGATAGGATTTTTACAAGAATTGGGGCGGTTGATGATCAATCATCTGGACAATCAACATTTATGGTAGAGATGTCTGAAACTGCATCAATTCTAAATCAGGCAACTTCTAGCTCACTAGTTTTACTTGATGAGATAGGTAGAGGGACATCTACTTTTGATGGCCTTTCAATAGCTTGGTCGGTAAGTGAATATCTTGCAAAAAAAATTAAATGTAATACAATTTTTGCTACTCACTATCATGAACTTAATTATTTAAAAAATTCAAATCAGAATATTGAAAATTTTCAAGTTTTAGTAGAGCAAAATAAAGATAAGCTAATTTTTAGTCACAAGATTGTAAAAGGAGGCTCACACAAAAGCTACGGAATAGAAGCAGCTAAATTAGCAGGGGTTCCAAAAGAAGTTATAGAAAAAGCAAAATCGGTTCTAAATTCTTTAGAAGAAAATAATAAATTAAATAATAATATTGATTAA
- a CDS encoding precorrin-8X methylmutase: protein MVIDHPIFLESIRFIRSHLVANDLNYLEKKVLERLVHTSGDFSVQNLIEFSEGACEKGLQALKNGAPILTDTDMAAAAIKSMAENTTRNKVLTARMWFGQNNHTKLTKTAYGLSEGWKELSVKNSGIKSPVVVIGSSPTALTYLIDILENAKDLPSLIIGMPVGFIGVEKSKNKLLATDLPRIVVNSTRGGAAMAAAAVNALLRESI from the coding sequence ATGGTAATAGATCATCCAATTTTTTTGGAAAGTATTAGATTCATAAGATCTCATTTAGTAGCCAATGATCTAAATTATTTGGAAAAAAAAGTTTTAGAAAGATTAGTACATACTTCAGGTGATTTTTCTGTTCAAAATCTTATAGAGTTTAGTGAAGGTGCATGCGAAAAGGGTCTTCAAGCACTTAAAAATGGTGCTCCGATTTTAACTGATACTGATATGGCTGCAGCAGCTATAAAATCCATGGCAGAAAATACCACTAGGAATAAAGTGTTAACGGCTAGAATGTGGTTTGGACAAAATAATCACACAAAATTAACTAAAACCGCATATGGCTTAAGTGAAGGTTGGAAGGAGTTATCTGTTAAAAATTCTGGCATTAAATCACCTGTTGTAGTAATTGGTAGTTCGCCAACAGCTTTAACGTATTTAATTGATATTTTAGAGAATGCAAAAGATTTACCTAGTTTAATTATTGGAATGCCAGTTGGATTTATTGGAGTAGAAAAAAGCAAAAACAAATTGCTTGCAACAGATCTTCCCAGAATTGTTGTGAATTCAACTAGAGGAGGTGCTGCTATGGCAGCAGCAGCGGTTAACGCCTTGTTGAGGGAATCTATTTAA
- the holA gene encoding DNA polymerase III subunit delta, with product MPIQILWGNDLNAQNTFIQKLIDKEVSKEWKEINVTNLNGDDDEQVNKAFDEILTPPFGDGYRIVTLKNNPIFTIKNEDLRTKFEKIHDNIPTNTYFILQNTKKPDSRLKSTKFLQKLIKNNLAKEKSFCLPEIWDYEGQKRYLEDSANAMNIKIDKNAAELIIDSVGNDSFKLINELAKAKTYLSAIASDSNSQLFLKSIDVKKIFSDHQSNIFKIIDLLLQKNINESLIEINYSLQKGEPPLRLNAGLISQIRIHTIIKLAVNSGNDNTEKICNLAGISNPKRIFFIRNKVKNISQEYLINLMSNLLDIESLLKQGNHPINVFTENLINLS from the coding sequence ATGCCAATACAAATATTATGGGGTAATGATCTAAATGCTCAAAATACATTTATCCAGAAATTAATTGATAAAGAAGTATCCAAAGAATGGAAAGAAATAAACGTAACTAATTTAAATGGTGATGATGATGAGCAAGTAAATAAAGCTTTTGACGAAATTCTTACACCTCCTTTTGGAGATGGATACAGAATAGTTACATTAAAAAATAATCCAATTTTTACTATAAAAAATGAGGATCTAAGAACTAAATTTGAAAAAATTCATGACAATATTCCGACAAATACTTATTTCATTTTACAAAATACTAAAAAACCAGACTCAAGACTAAAGAGTACTAAATTTTTACAAAAACTTATCAAAAATAATTTAGCCAAAGAAAAATCATTTTGTTTGCCAGAGATTTGGGACTATGAAGGACAAAAAAGATATTTAGAAGATTCAGCAAATGCCATGAATATTAAAATTGATAAAAATGCAGCTGAATTAATTATTGATTCAGTTGGAAATGATAGCTTTAAATTAATAAATGAATTAGCTAAAGCCAAAACATACCTTTCCGCGATAGCAAGTGATTCGAATTCACAACTTTTTCTAAAAAGTATTGATGTAAAAAAAATATTTAGCGATCATCAATCCAACATATTCAAAATCATTGATCTTCTCTTACAAAAAAATATTAATGAAAGCCTCATTGAAATAAATTATTCCTTACAAAAAGGAGAACCTCCTTTAAGACTAAATGCAGGTTTAATTAGTCAAATAAGAATTCATACCATTATAAAATTAGCAGTTAATTCAGGAAACGATAATACAGAAAAGATTTGTAATCTTGCAGGCATTTCTAATCCAAAAAGAATTTTTTTTATTCGAAACAAAGTAAAAAATATATCGCAAGAATATTTAATTAATTTAATGAGTAACTTATTAGATATTGAATCATTACTAAAACAAGGTAATCATCCTATAAATGTTTTTACCGAGAATTTAATTAATTTAAGTTAA
- a CDS encoding aspartate kinase, which yields MALLVKKFGGTSVGDIRKIQNIASSICKSKEAGNEIIIVVSAMGQTTDDLNCLAEAISKNPNRRELDMLLSTGEQVTIALLSMALNEYGIPAISMTGSQVGIITESIHGKARILDIKTERIQNYINQGFVVVVAGFQGTTLSHTGSMEITTLGRGGSDTSAVALSTALGAETCEIYTDVPGVLTTDPRIVPNAKLLDEISCEEMLELASVGASVLHPRAVEIARNYGIKLCVKSSQSDSSGTLLESKIQPLPLIRGSLELTKTVNSLEVLENQAVFSLSNIPDRPGIAAQIFEKLSEASINVDLIIQATNDGNNNDITFTVSELEVKKTAEQCELITSQLGGEYNLKTNMTKLSIQGAGIMGRPSVSADLFDTLSQANINVRLIATSEIKVSCVIEINNITKAIRFVAEKFKLSDTQIFINPINEKQDQPEVRGIALDKNQVQVSFRKLPDRPGVAASICLALAENNLLFDTIVQSERISSSRTKDISLTMNKQDRKKANLVFEALTKKLPGSYIEDGPAIGKVSTVGAGMAFKVGTAGKIFRALADQNINIEMIATSEIRTSCIVLEKDCDKAVNAIHNHFELEK from the coding sequence ATGGCTTTACTAGTAAAAAAATTTGGCGGTACTTCTGTCGGTGATATTAGAAAAATTCAAAATATTGCAAGTAGCATTTGTAAAAGTAAAGAGGCAGGAAATGAAATTATCATAGTTGTCTCTGCAATGGGTCAAACTACAGATGATTTAAATTGTTTAGCTGAAGCAATAAGTAAAAATCCTAATCGAAGAGAATTAGATATGCTTCTCTCAACTGGAGAGCAAGTAACCATAGCTCTTCTCTCAATGGCATTAAACGAATATGGAATACCTGCAATTTCAATGACCGGAAGCCAAGTAGGAATTATTACTGAATCAATACATGGGAAAGCAAGAATTCTGGATATTAAAACAGAACGAATCCAAAATTACATAAATCAGGGTTTTGTAGTTGTAGTGGCTGGATTTCAAGGAACAACATTAAGCCATACTGGATCAATGGAAATTACGACTTTGGGTAGAGGTGGTTCAGACACCTCCGCAGTAGCTTTATCAACAGCTTTAGGAGCTGAGACTTGCGAAATTTACACAGACGTACCAGGGGTTCTTACTACTGATCCAAGAATTGTTCCTAATGCAAAACTCTTAGATGAAATTAGTTGTGAGGAAATGCTTGAACTTGCAAGCGTCGGTGCTTCAGTTCTGCATCCAAGAGCTGTAGAAATTGCCCGCAATTATGGAATTAAATTGTGCGTCAAATCAAGCCAAAGCGACTCAAGTGGGACTCTCCTAGAAAGCAAAATCCAACCTCTCCCCTTAATACGAGGAAGCTTAGAATTAACAAAAACAGTCAATAGTCTTGAAGTATTAGAAAATCAAGCAGTATTCAGTCTCTCAAATATTCCTGATAGACCTGGGATTGCAGCACAAATATTTGAAAAACTATCAGAAGCAAGTATTAATGTAGATTTAATAATACAAGCGACAAATGATGGGAATAATAACGATATTACATTTACTGTAAGTGAATTAGAAGTTAAAAAAACTGCAGAACAATGTGAACTTATAACTAGTCAATTAGGAGGCGAATACAATCTAAAAACAAACATGACTAAATTAAGTATTCAGGGAGCAGGCATTATGGGTAGACCAAGTGTTTCAGCTGATTTATTTGATACTTTATCTCAAGCGAACATAAATGTAAGGTTAATAGCTACTAGTGAAATTAAAGTTAGCTGCGTAATTGAAATTAATAATATTACAAAAGCTATTAGATTTGTTGCTGAGAAATTTAAGTTGTCCGATACACAAATATTTATTAATCCAATCAATGAAAAACAAGATCAACCTGAAGTAAGAGGAATTGCATTAGATAAAAACCAAGTTCAAGTAAGTTTTCGAAAACTGCCTGATCGCCCAGGTGTGGCAGCATCGATATGCTTAGCATTAGCTGAAAATAATTTGCTTTTCGATACTATCGTGCAATCTGAAAGAATTTCCTCTTCCAGAACTAAGGATATTAGTCTTACCATGAATAAGCAAGATAGAAAAAAAGCTAACTTAGTTTTTGAGGCCTTAACAAAGAAGTTACCTGGTTCATACATTGAAGATGGCCCTGCGATAGGCAAAGTAAGCACTGTGGGAGCAGGAATGGCATTTAAGGTTGGAACGGCTGGAAAAATATTTAGAGCCCTGGCTGACCAAAATATCAATATTGAAATGATTGCGACTAGTGAAATTAGAACTTCATGTATTGTCTTAGAAAAAGATTGTGACAAAGCAGTTAATGCAATTCATAATCATTTCGAATTAGAGAAATAA